The following coding sequences lie in one Clupea harengus chromosome 23, Ch_v2.0.2, whole genome shotgun sequence genomic window:
- the tha1 gene encoding threonine aldolase 1: MTSTTLSAPTRSLLRYLSRGVTALKHRHQAGVTHFVRSYYETGKPATGCQAESARTIDLRSDTVTKPGPLMRRAMSEAEVGDDVFGEDPTVNELQQHAAELFGMESALFCPTGTMSNLIAVMVHCRERGDEMIVGDLSHLHIYEQGGSAQLAGVHSTTVTNLPNGTFDLDQLESKIRHGYPDAHYPRSRLVCVENTHNIQGGRVLPLAFLKELRTLADRYGLMVHMDGARVMNAAAALGVPPSDILQYCDTVSVCLSKGLGAPVGTMLGGPEDFVKRAVRARKALGGGMRQAGILAAAGKLALSDMVGRLQDDHRNTRSFAQALLQCDPPIYQVDLAAVETNILRFRVSAEGVSPAELCERAAAVSEGEEKALGQGVQVLMFPHVGGSVRAVWHLGISEEDTRLAALKMQFVAQQLARERARAH, encoded by the exons ATGACTTCCACGACCTTATCTGCACCAACTCGTTCACTCCTGCGCTATCTAAGCCGCGGTGTGACCGCACTCAAACACCGACATCAAGCTGGAGTAACACACTTTGTGAGGTCCTACTATGAAACTGGAAAACCCGCAACTGGGTGTCAGGCTGAATCTGCCCGGACCATAGACCTTCGGAGCGACACAGTCACGAAACCTGGACCACTAATGCGACGAGCCATGTCAGAGGCCGAGGTTGGGGACGATGTATTTGGGGAGGATCCTACTGTCAACG AGCTACAGCAGCATGCGGCGGAGCTCTTTGGTATGGAGTCGGCCCTCTTCTGTCCCACTGGAACTATGAGCAATCTGATTGCAG TCATGGTTCACTgccgagagagaggggatgagatgaTTGTGGGGGACCTGTCACACCTTCATATCTATGAACAGGGTGGCAGCGCACAG CTTGCTGGGGTTCACTCCACCACTGTGACCAACCTCCCCAATGGCACCTTTGACCTGGACCAGCTGGAGTCCAAGATCCGCCACGGCTACCCGGACGCGCACTACCCGCGCTCccgtctggtgtgtgtggagaacacacacaacatccagGGGGGGCGCGTGCTGCCCCTGGCCTTCCTgaaggag ttgCGGACACTTGCGGACAGGTATGGGCTGATGGTGCACATGGATGGGGCTCGTGTGATGAATGCGGCTGCAGCTCTGGGCGTTCCACCATCTGACATCCTGCAGTACTGTGACACTGTCAGTGTCTGCCTGTCCAAG GGTCTGGGGGCACCAGTTGGCACTATGCTGGGTGGCCCCGAGGACTTTGTGAAACGGGCGGTACGTGCCCGAAAGGCCCTTGGTGGTGGAATGAGGCAGGCGGGCATCTTGGCAGCCGCAGGGAAGCTTGCGCTGTCAGACATGGTGGGTAGACTGCAGGACGACCACCGCAACACCAGGAGCTTCGCACAAG ccctgctGCAGTGTGACCCCCCGATCTATCAGGTAGACCTGGCTGCCGTGGAGACAAACATCCTGCGCTTCCGCGTGAGTGCGGAGGGTGTGAGCCCCGCAGAGCTGTGCGAGCGAGCAGCCGCCGTGTCCGAGGGCGAGGAGAAGGCGCTGGGCCAGGGGGTGCAGGTGCTCATGTTCCCCCACGTCGGGGGCTCGGTGAGGGCCGTGTGGCACCTGGGCATCTCTGAGGAGGACACACGGCTAGCTGCACTGAAGATGCAGTTTGTGGCACAGCAGCTagccagagagagggccagagccCACTAA